The following coding sequences lie in one Pontibacter sp. G13 genomic window:
- a CDS encoding ABC transporter ATP-binding protein, with translation MNVIETHNIHKTYEGAVPVHAVNGVSLHIQEGEFTAVVGPSGSGKTTLLNMIGGLDTPTAGEIFVGGENITNLSNNQLIDFRLHHIGFVFQAYNLIPVLTAKENVAFVMLLQNQPKAQREQRAIELLEEVGLGDQINRRPGQMSGGQQQRVAVARALASHPRFVLADEPTANLDSASTNQLLDIMVELNQRENMTFVFSTHDQRVIDRARRVITIDDGVIVKDETKTVHA, from the coding sequence ATGAATGTCATTGAGACCCATAACATACACAAGACCTACGAGGGCGCGGTTCCTGTACACGCGGTCAATGGTGTGAGCCTTCATATTCAGGAAGGAGAATTCACTGCCGTGGTAGGCCCCTCCGGATCAGGCAAAACCACCTTGCTCAATATGATCGGAGGGTTGGATACCCCCACTGCGGGAGAAATCTTCGTCGGCGGAGAAAACATCACCAACCTATCCAACAATCAATTGATCGACTTTCGCCTGCATCACATTGGCTTTGTTTTCCAGGCCTACAACCTGATTCCGGTACTGACGGCCAAAGAGAATGTCGCATTCGTCATGTTGCTCCAAAATCAGCCCAAAGCCCAACGCGAACAACGAGCCATCGAATTGCTGGAAGAAGTCGGGCTCGGAGACCAGATCAATCGAAGACCGGGTCAAATGTCTGGCGGTCAACAACAGCGGGTGGCCGTAGCCCGTGCATTGGCCTCTCACCCTAGATTCGTCTTGGCGGATGAACCCACTGCGAACTTGGACTCTGCTTCCACCAATCAATTGCTGGATATCATGGTGGAATTGAATCAGCGAGAAAACATGACCTTTGTGTTTTCCACCCACGACCAGCGGGTGATCGACAGAGCCCGAAGAGTGATCACCATTGACGATGGCGTGATCGTCAAAGACGAAACCAAGACCGTACACGCATAA
- a CDS encoding FtsX-like permease family protein: MLFTIAWRNVWRNRLRSLVVIMAIASGLALGLFFMAFSFGMNEQRAKNIVETQTSHIQVHSPAFKEDQETQYFLEDGQEVLQTLANYPEVKASTGRLIVNGMLSNPKGGFGVQIMGIDPAEESQITHLDDRMIAGDYFEGSRSKPIVVGEKLAEKLGYVKTDGDSTSYRLRKKVVLTFQNGDSTFQASFRIVGLYKTVNSKYDEMVVFVDRSDMQELLGKPDALHQVAALLNTSEQVDTVKQALQAAYPDDKVESWLDLNPDLKMVDETFDVYMRIFIGIILLALSFGIINTMLMAVLERTRELGMLMSVGMNKAKIFLMIMLETVFMTVAGAPIGLLIGWGLITTFNRVGIDLSSFSEGLSSFGMENIVYPEIDPTYYGEILIMVVIAALLSALYPAFKALSLKPSEAVRAL; the protein is encoded by the coding sequence ATGCTATTTACCATTGCATGGCGGAATGTCTGGAGGAATAGGCTCAGAAGCCTGGTGGTCATCATGGCCATTGCCTCTGGATTGGCTCTGGGGCTGTTTTTCATGGCATTCTCCTTCGGAATGAATGAGCAACGTGCCAAGAATATCGTCGAAACCCAGACTTCACACATTCAAGTTCACAGCCCTGCCTTCAAAGAGGACCAGGAGACCCAATATTTTCTCGAAGACGGCCAAGAAGTACTCCAAACGCTTGCGAATTACCCTGAGGTAAAAGCCAGTACAGGTAGGCTCATTGTCAATGGCATGCTGTCCAATCCCAAAGGAGGATTTGGCGTGCAAATCATGGGAATTGACCCAGCCGAAGAATCTCAGATCACCCATTTGGATGACCGCATGATCGCGGGGGATTACTTCGAAGGCTCTCGGAGCAAGCCCATTGTCGTAGGCGAGAAACTGGCCGAAAAGCTCGGGTACGTCAAAACCGATGGAGATTCCACCAGCTACAGACTTCGCAAAAAGGTCGTCCTGACCTTCCAAAACGGCGACAGCACCTTTCAGGCGAGCTTCCGGATTGTAGGGCTCTACAAGACCGTGAACAGCAAATATGATGAAATGGTCGTATTCGTCGATCGCTCGGATATGCAAGAACTCCTCGGCAAGCCGGATGCCCTACATCAAGTGGCGGCTTTGCTGAATACTTCTGAACAAGTGGATACTGTCAAGCAAGCATTGCAGGCCGCATATCCCGATGACAAGGTGGAAAGCTGGCTGGACCTCAACCCAGATCTCAAGATGGTGGATGAGACCTTTGATGTCTACATGCGGATCTTCATTGGGATCATTCTGCTGGCGTTGTCCTTTGGGATCATCAATACCATGCTCATGGCTGTCCTTGAGCGTACCCGAGAGCTGGGCATGTTGATGTCAGTCGGAATGAATAAGGCCAAGATCTTCCTCATGATCATGCTGGAAACGGTCTTCATGACGGTTGCCGGGGCGCCTATCGGCCTGCTGATCGGTTGGGGACTCATTACCACCTTCAATCGGGTGGGAATCGATTTGAGTTCATTCTCCGAAGGACTCTCCTCATTCGGCATGGAAAATATCGTCTATCCGGAAATCGACCCGACCTATTACGGGGAGATTCTGATCATGGTCGTGATAGCTGCCTTGCTGTCTGCCCTCTACCCTGCTTTCAAGGCACTGAGCCTAAAACCATCCGAGGCCGTACGGGCCCTCTAG
- a CDS encoding ABC transporter permease — MLLTLAWRNLWRNKRRTFITVAMVALAVFMSVFMGSLQEGTWDQLISNVVSYHTGYVQVHQADYWDDQTIDNSFEDTEALRAQIADIDHVSSVIPRLETFGLCSSGEHTKGSLVVGIDPVLEDQLTGLAGRIASGTYLQADKPQAVLGEKLAEKLKLGVGDTLVIISSGYHGASAEGKFEVAGLAKFSSPELSARMCYLPLSVTQDMYDAYGLVSSYVIDVDQPRNTDQIAEALSAQLDDQHAVHDWKQMMPDMVQAMEADKGGSVITIAILYLIIAFGIFGTVLMMTAERQYEFGVMTAIGMKRIKLAAIVIMETIFASLIGALVGMGLAFPLVKYLNINPINMGEEMAEAYAQYGMEPLIPTAVDPSIFFSQALTVFFIALFIGLYPLIQISRLDAVKAMRH; from the coding sequence ATGCTGCTAACACTCGCTTGGCGAAACCTCTGGCGTAACAAACGACGGACCTTCATCACGGTAGCCATGGTGGCTCTGGCGGTTTTCATGTCCGTGTTCATGGGATCGCTCCAAGAAGGCACTTGGGATCAGCTCATCTCCAATGTCGTCAGCTATCACACCGGATATGTCCAAGTCCATCAGGCTGATTATTGGGACGACCAGACCATTGACAATAGCTTCGAAGATACAGAAGCACTGAGAGCCCAAATCGCCGATATCGATCATGTAAGTTCGGTCATTCCAAGGCTTGAAACCTTTGGGCTTTGCTCTTCCGGAGAGCACACCAAGGGGAGCCTCGTGGTGGGAATTGATCCAGTACTAGAGGACCAACTCACAGGTCTGGCAGGCAGAATCGCCTCTGGCACTTATCTACAGGCTGACAAGCCTCAGGCAGTGTTGGGAGAAAAATTGGCTGAGAAACTCAAGCTAGGCGTCGGTGATACCTTGGTGATCATTTCTTCAGGATACCACGGCGCAAGCGCGGAAGGCAAATTCGAAGTAGCGGGCCTAGCCAAATTCAGTTCTCCAGAGCTGAGCGCTAGAATGTGCTACCTTCCATTGAGCGTCACACAGGACATGTACGATGCATACGGACTGGTTTCATCCTATGTCATAGATGTGGACCAGCCACGCAACACCGATCAGATTGCCGAGGCGCTCTCCGCTCAATTGGATGATCAACATGCCGTGCACGACTGGAAGCAGATGATGCCCGACATGGTTCAGGCCATGGAAGCGGATAAAGGAGGTTCTGTTATCACGATTGCCATTCTTTACCTGATCATTGCCTTCGGCATATTTGGAACCGTCCTCATGATGACTGCCGAGCGCCAATACGAATTCGGCGTCATGACTGCCATCGGCATGAAACGTATCAAGCTGGCCGCGATCGTTATTATGGAAACCATCTTTGCCTCCCTGATCGGTGCGCTTGTTGGGATGGGGCTGGCGTTTCCGCTCGTCAAATACCTCAATATCAACCCGATCAATATGGGAGAAGAAATGGCCGAGGCTTACGCCCAATATGGGATGGAACCGCTGATCCCGACAGCTGTCGATCCCTCCATATTTTTCTCCCAAGCGTTGACGGTGTTCTTTATTGCTCTATTCATTGGCCTGTATCCACTCATCCAAATTTCAAGATTGGATGCAGTTAAGGCCATGCGTCATTAA
- a CDS encoding outer membrane lipoprotein-sorting protein: protein MNIKKTIWPFALLLLLGLGGQLQAQTASDILRKSEEIRRGVQSSASVMNMTIVRPDWTRTMTIKSWSKGEDYALMLITAPARDKGNVTLKRKKEIWNWRPKIERTVKLPPSMMSQSWMGSDYTNDDFVRESSYEKDYQSQILGDTTIQGRKCWKIEMIPNEETAIVWGKIHLWVDQEDYLQLRGEYYDEDNYLINIMEGSQIKNMDGRDVVTRIEMIPVEEDGHKTVVETSSIEFDNPISENFFSVQNMKRIQ, encoded by the coding sequence ATGAATATCAAAAAGACTATATGGCCATTTGCCTTGCTCCTACTCTTGGGACTAGGCGGCCAGCTCCAGGCTCAAACCGCCTCGGACATTCTGAGAAAATCAGAGGAAATCCGTCGAGGGGTCCAGAGCTCTGCCAGTGTGATGAATATGACCATCGTACGTCCAGACTGGACCCGTACCATGACGATCAAAAGCTGGTCAAAAGGAGAAGACTACGCGCTCATGCTCATTACCGCTCCTGCGCGAGACAAGGGAAACGTAACGCTCAAGCGCAAAAAGGAAATCTGGAACTGGCGTCCAAAAATTGAGCGGACCGTCAAGCTCCCCCCTTCCATGATGTCCCAATCGTGGATGGGCTCCGACTACACCAATGATGATTTCGTCCGTGAATCCTCCTACGAAAAGGATTATCAATCCCAAATCCTCGGCGACACCACCATCCAAGGCCGCAAGTGCTGGAAAATCGAAATGATTCCCAATGAGGAGACTGCTATCGTCTGGGGAAAAATCCACCTGTGGGTAGATCAGGAGGACTATCTACAGCTTCGTGGCGAATACTATGACGAGGACAATTACCTCATCAATATCATGGAGGGATCTCAAATCAAAAACATGGATGGCCGAGATGTGGTCACCCGAATTGAGATGATCCCTGTTGAGGAAGATGGACACAAGACCGTGGTTGAGACCAGTTCCATCGAATTCGACAACCCGATCTCCGAGAATTTTTTCTCCGTGCAAAACATGAAGCGAATCCAATAA
- a CDS encoding TetR/AcrR family transcriptional regulator — MSPRTEKQLFQIREQSKARILEAALKLFAEQGYHKTSIAQIAKEAGVAKGLIYNYFQKKEDLMTGIIHHGMEASAGMIQQMEAIEDPKGKIKLLVDYGIDFMLEDAYHTRLMFGISLQLQDFPELEPMIRAKYESYTPLMVEFFKAAGIPNPESEALFMAATFDGLGIQYVVMNDTQLLEKARKAFYERYDLEGVEIPSFTAQTETDKS, encoded by the coding sequence ATGAGTCCGAGAACGGAGAAACAATTGTTTCAGATCAGAGAACAGAGCAAGGCTCGGATCTTGGAGGCTGCCTTGAAGCTATTTGCCGAGCAGGGATACCACAAGACTTCGATTGCCCAAATCGCCAAAGAGGCGGGGGTAGCGAAGGGCCTGATCTACAATTACTTTCAGAAGAAAGAGGATCTCATGACGGGCATCATTCACCACGGCATGGAGGCTTCCGCAGGGATGATTCAGCAGATGGAAGCCATCGAAGATCCCAAAGGGAAGATCAAATTACTCGTAGACTACGGGATTGATTTCATGCTGGAAGATGCATACCACACGCGGCTCATGTTCGGGATATCGCTTCAACTGCAGGATTTCCCAGAGCTGGAACCGATGATTCGTGCCAAGTATGAATCCTACACGCCTTTGATGGTAGAATTCTTCAAGGCAGCTGGCATTCCCAACCCTGAATCAGAGGCCCTGTTCATGGCGGCTACTTTCGATGGGCTCGGAATCCAATATGTAGTGATGAACGATACCCAATTGCTCGAAAAAGCCCGAAAGGCTTTCTATGAGCGATATGATTTGGAAGGGGTGGAAATCCCCTCATTTACCGCACAAACCGAAACTGACAAATCCTAA
- a CDS encoding FtsX-like permease family protein, whose protein sequence is MYLILAWRNIWRNKRRTFITAGMIAMAVLLSIIMESFQAGIFNKMVDNMTNFYSGNLQIHQAGYWDNQVIDESYQADPTLLSSIQDHPKVLAKAPRLENFALISTGLLTRGCLTVGIDPSSEASATNLPSRIREGEYLSLGEPGVMIGEELAKRLKVSVGDTLIFIAQGYHGVQSDGKFPLVGILDFGSPDLNLQMAYLPLDIAQDMYDAFGRQTAEVIITDGSQGLETLRDELQETIGSEYEVMTWADMMPELVQFVEGKKGGAKLGAGILYMIIFFGMFGTLLMMATERKYEFGVMAAIGMKRSRIAGVLIIETLCVAVLGALIGCALAFPVVWYFQVNPVYMGAEMAEVYADFGLEPYLPAEVDFNIFWSQVKVILTLTLLVSIYPFASLIKLDPVKAMRK, encoded by the coding sequence ATGTATTTGATACTAGCTTGGCGAAATATTTGGCGGAATAAACGCCGCACCTTCATTACAGCCGGCATGATTGCGATGGCCGTCCTCCTGTCCATCATCATGGAATCCTTCCAAGCCGGGATTTTCAACAAGATGGTCGACAACATGACCAACTTCTACTCTGGCAACCTTCAAATCCATCAAGCTGGCTATTGGGACAATCAGGTCATAGACGAGTCCTACCAAGCAGATCCTACCCTCCTTTCCTCCATTCAGGACCATCCAAAAGTCCTAGCCAAGGCGCCTAGGCTAGAAAACTTCGCCCTGATTTCCACAGGCCTATTGACGCGCGGATGCCTCACAGTAGGCATAGACCCCAGTTCAGAAGCATCAGCGACCAACCTTCCCAGTCGAATCAGGGAAGGTGAATATCTCTCCCTCGGCGAGCCGGGTGTGATGATCGGAGAAGAACTGGCCAAACGCCTCAAAGTATCTGTCGGAGACACCTTGATATTCATTGCCCAAGGTTACCACGGCGTCCAATCAGACGGAAAGTTTCCGCTGGTGGGGATTCTGGATTTCGGTTCTCCTGACCTGAATCTGCAAATGGCCTACTTGCCGCTGGATATAGCCCAGGACATGTACGATGCCTTTGGCAGGCAGACCGCTGAAGTCATCATAACAGACGGAAGTCAGGGTCTGGAAACACTCAGGGATGAACTTCAAGAGACGATTGGCTCCGAATACGAGGTCATGACATGGGCAGATATGATGCCTGAGCTTGTCCAGTTTGTAGAAGGCAAAAAGGGAGGTGCGAAACTGGGAGCCGGAATCCTGTACATGATCATCTTCTTTGGGATGTTCGGGACGCTGTTGATGATGGCCACAGAGCGCAAATATGAATTCGGGGTCATGGCGGCCATTGGCATGAAGCGTTCTCGCATTGCTGGAGTATTGATCATCGAAACGCTTTGCGTGGCTGTTCTTGGCGCGTTGATCGGCTGTGCGTTGGCCTTTCCGGTGGTCTGGTATTTTCAGGTGAATCCTGTCTACATGGGCGCAGAAATGGCGGAAGTCTATGCAGACTTTGGGCTAGAGCCCTATCTCCCGGCAGAAGTTGACTTCAACATTTTCTGGTCGCAAGTCAAGGTCATTCTCACCCTGACCCTTTTGGTGAGTATCTACCCATTTGCATCCCTCATCAAGCTGGACCCCGTAAAGGCCATGCGCAAATAA
- a CDS encoding response regulator, with translation MADRKGRILIIDDDEGILLTLRILLRRHFAEIVTANTPHKITQLLSQGHFHVIILDMNYSVGATSGKEGFHWLQQIREQSPESQVVLMTAYGDVDLAIKAMKLGAADFVIKPWENDKLLDTILSAFKQNAHLLPHSNNGTETPEVQEACRIFMFLDIKSSTRIAEELGHVKYFELLNQFFADVSDPIAAHQGEIYQYVGDQVVVTWPLDHGAEEAKCLKCFFAIEDQMAKLSEKYVEKFGLSPTFKAGMHFGDVSQGYIGTLKKERIFSGDVLNTTSRIEGLCNRYSAKLLVSQNLMQELPDDHGFEFQIIGDFVLRGKQQTVSLCHVDRVKQT, from the coding sequence ATGGCTGATAGAAAAGGCAGAATCCTAATAATAGACGACGACGAGGGAATCTTGCTGACCCTTCGGATTTTGCTGAGGCGGCATTTTGCGGAAATTGTCACTGCCAACACTCCCCACAAAATCACCCAGCTCCTCAGTCAGGGGCATTTCCATGTGATCATCCTTGACATGAATTACTCCGTTGGTGCGACCAGCGGCAAGGAGGGATTTCATTGGCTACAGCAAATCCGTGAACAAAGTCCAGAATCGCAGGTGGTACTCATGACGGCGTATGGCGACGTAGACCTAGCCATCAAGGCCATGAAATTGGGCGCTGCTGATTTCGTCATCAAGCCTTGGGAGAATGACAAACTGTTGGACACCATACTATCCGCCTTCAAACAAAACGCCCACCTTCTTCCCCACTCCAACAACGGGACGGAAACCCCAGAGGTACAGGAGGCTTGCAGAATCTTCATGTTTCTGGATATCAAGTCCTCCACTCGGATTGCAGAAGAGTTGGGGCACGTCAAATACTTCGAACTGCTCAATCAGTTTTTTGCGGATGTCTCGGACCCTATTGCTGCCCATCAGGGAGAAATCTACCAGTATGTGGGCGATCAGGTAGTGGTCACTTGGCCACTGGACCATGGTGCCGAAGAAGCCAAATGCCTGAAATGCTTCTTTGCCATCGAAGACCAAATGGCGAAACTCTCAGAAAAATATGTGGAGAAATTCGGCCTCAGTCCGACATTCAAAGCAGGCATGCACTTCGGGGACGTTAGTCAAGGCTACATCGGCACACTGAAAAAGGAGCGAATATTCTCGGGAGATGTCCTAAACACGACCTCGCGAATCGAAGGCCTATGCAATCGCTATAGCGCCAAACTGTTGGTATCCCAAAATTTGATGCAAGAATTGCCTGACGATCACGGCTTTGAATTTCAAATAATTGGCGATTTTGTGCTACGCGGAAAACAACAGACCGTATCTTTATGTCACGTAGATCGTGTCAAGCAAACCTAA
- a CDS encoding class I SAM-dependent methyltransferase has translation MANSPSSTSTQSPGTCPFSEAYLLKLKKENRLYTDIEVKEFPNTFFYNLHQLEWEYQAFVTRKLVKYFNDRMADGRILEIECESGWLSHLIASTGQCEVLGLDRTPELIAQGQRNFKHPRLQLIQGDLMGRLPKLGQFDAIVLNGSLSFFPDVGDVILKCQEFLEPGGEIHILHTPFYSQREAAPIRAKTEAHYQEINCESMIPHHFHHLKESLAPFECHYLYKPFFATGMLNRKASPYPWIRIST, from the coding sequence ATGGCCAATTCTCCCTCCTCTACATCTACCCAATCTCCGGGCACCTGTCCGTTTTCCGAGGCATATCTCCTCAAGCTGAAAAAGGAAAATCGATTATATACAGATATAGAGGTCAAGGAATTCCCCAATACATTCTTCTATAATCTCCATCAGCTGGAATGGGAGTATCAGGCGTTTGTCACCCGAAAATTGGTCAAATACTTTAACGATAGGATGGCCGACGGGAGGATTTTGGAAATTGAATGTGAATCGGGGTGGCTCAGTCATCTCATCGCCAGCACTGGCCAATGCGAAGTTTTGGGTCTCGATCGCACACCAGAACTCATCGCACAAGGACAGCGCAATTTCAAGCATCCCAGACTTCAGCTGATTCAAGGCGATTTGATGGGAAGACTGCCCAAACTTGGCCAATTTGATGCCATTGTCCTCAATGGTTCCCTGAGCTTTTTCCCAGATGTCGGGGATGTCATCCTCAAGTGCCAAGAGTTTCTGGAACCCGGAGGAGAGATCCACATTCTACATACCCCATTCTATTCGCAGCGAGAAGCGGCCCCCATTCGCGCCAAAACCGAAGCCCATTATCAGGAAATCAACTGCGAATCCATGATTCCCCATCATTTCCATCATCTCAAGGAATCCCTTGCTCCTTTTGAGTGTCATTACCTCTACAAACCCTTTTTTGCCACTGGGATGCTCAACCGGAAAGCGAGTCCTTATCCCTGGATTCGAATTTCGACCTGA
- a CDS encoding pyridoxal phosphate-dependent aminotransferase family protein, which yields MDIFDKIDRNMATDLGQYAAIGDGYLAYPKLEGEVGPWMKFRGKDVLTWSLNSYLGLANHPEIRKVDAQAAADWGLAYPMGSRVLTGNSDIHETFERQAAEFVQKDAAFLLNFGYQGCVSIVHTLTDRRDVIVYDQLSHACIMDGMSISMAKRFVFAHNDMEQLENRLKKAQKIVEKTGGGILVITEGVFGMRGDTGRLDEIAALKEKYNARLFVDDAHGFGVMGETGIGTGEHYGVQDKIDVLFCTFAKSMAGFGAFVAGDEKVVRYLKYNMRSQIYAKSLCMPMTVGAIKRLEMLRTMPELRSNLWNIVNKLQNGLKERGFDIGDTQSPVTPVYLHGSEIEAIGVVADLRENHKIFASAVVYPVVEKGVIMLRLIPTAHHREEDVDYTLDAFDAVSKKLAEGVYKDPAFVGLLKQ from the coding sequence TTGGACATCTTTGATAAGATTGACCGAAACATGGCCACCGACTTGGGGCAATATGCCGCGATCGGAGATGGCTATCTGGCTTATCCAAAGCTAGAAGGTGAAGTCGGGCCGTGGATGAAGTTCCGTGGCAAGGACGTGCTGACGTGGTCCCTGAATAGCTATTTGGGATTGGCCAACCATCCGGAAATCCGAAAGGTAGATGCTCAGGCGGCTGCTGATTGGGGGCTTGCCTATCCAATGGGTTCTCGGGTGTTGACAGGTAACTCTGATATCCACGAGACCTTCGAGCGCCAAGCCGCCGAATTTGTTCAGAAGGATGCAGCGTTCTTGTTGAACTTTGGATATCAAGGTTGTGTGTCTATCGTGCACACCCTGACTGACCGCCGTGATGTAATCGTATATGATCAGCTTTCCCATGCATGTATCATGGACGGGATGAGCATCAGTATGGCCAAGCGGTTCGTATTTGCGCACAATGACATGGAGCAGTTGGAAAACCGCCTCAAGAAAGCGCAAAAGATCGTCGAAAAAACAGGTGGTGGAATCTTGGTCATCACAGAAGGGGTCTTCGGTATGCGCGGAGATACCGGACGTCTGGATGAGATTGCCGCACTGAAGGAAAAATACAACGCACGTCTCTTCGTTGACGACGCCCACGGGTTTGGGGTTATGGGAGAAACGGGTATCGGTACAGGTGAACACTATGGTGTTCAAGACAAGATCGATGTCCTCTTCTGTACGTTTGCCAAGTCTATGGCCGGCTTCGGAGCTTTCGTTGCAGGTGATGAAAAGGTGGTTCGCTACCTCAAATACAACATGCGTAGCCAGATTTACGCAAAGTCCCTCTGTATGCCGATGACTGTGGGTGCGATCAAGCGTCTTGAGATGCTCCGTACCATGCCTGAGTTGCGTAGCAATCTCTGGAACATCGTCAACAAGCTCCAGAATGGCCTGAAAGAGCGTGGATTCGATATCGGTGATACGCAATCTCCTGTTACTCCTGTGTATCTCCACGGTTCCGAAATCGAGGCGATAGGGGTAGTGGCTGACCTTCGCGAGAATCACAAGATTTTTGCTTCTGCGGTTGTATACCCAGTAGTCGAGAAAGGAGTCATCATGTTGCGACTCATTCCGACGGCTCATCACCGCGAAGAAGATGTGGACTATACCTTGGATGCTTTCGATGCTGTGTCGAAAAAATTGGCCGAAGGAGTTTACAAGGATCCTGCGTTTGTAGGCCTTCTGAAGCAATAA
- a CDS encoding histone H1, which yields MEKFEKLKNLVLSSEEDFAKFYDKNNKAAGTRARRAMQDIKVLAQDIRKEIQDLKNAEE from the coding sequence ATGGAAAAATTCGAAAAACTAAAAAACTTGGTGCTTAGCTCCGAAGAGGATTTTGCCAAGTTTTACGATAAAAACAACAAGGCCGCCGGTACTCGCGCTCGTCGTGCCATGCAGGACATCAAAGTCTTGGCACAGGATATCCGTAAGGAGATCCAAGACTTGAAAAACGCTGAAGAGTAA
- the dapA gene encoding 4-hydroxy-tetrahydrodipicolinate synthase → MTIFSGTGVAVVTPFSEDRSIDRDALVGIIRHLLDGGVEYLVALGTTAETATLSADEQLEVVDLFFETVGDACPIVLGAGGNNTQTVSKTVAEFSKRYKQAAGILSASPYYNKPTQAGIKAHYKAVAESTDLPVILYNVPGRTASNVAAQTTLELAHEVKNIVAVKEASGDLEQIMEIIRQKPNGFLVVSGDDALTLPMMGAGADGVISVVANALPREYSDMVRAALAGDFSKAQSLHYKVLPLIKWLFTEGNPAGVKTYMDLQGLCQPFVRLPLIEGSDELRAKMTELKALIEA, encoded by the coding sequence ATGACAATATTTTCCGGGACGGGTGTGGCAGTGGTCACACCCTTCAGTGAAGATCGGTCGATAGACCGAGATGCACTAGTAGGCATTATCCGGCACTTGCTGGACGGGGGCGTGGAATATTTGGTCGCCCTCGGCACTACCGCCGAAACAGCCACCCTTTCAGCTGATGAACAACTGGAAGTGGTGGATCTCTTTTTTGAGACGGTAGGAGACGCCTGCCCCATCGTTTTGGGCGCGGGAGGCAACAACACCCAGACGGTCAGCAAGACCGTGGCGGAGTTCTCCAAACGCTATAAACAGGCTGCTGGCATCCTATCTGCTAGCCCGTACTACAACAAACCCACCCAAGCAGGAATCAAGGCCCACTACAAAGCCGTAGCGGAAAGCACGGATCTTCCTGTCATCCTGTACAATGTCCCAGGCCGGACGGCTTCCAATGTCGCCGCACAGACCACCTTGGAACTTGCGCACGAAGTCAAGAACATCGTAGCCGTCAAGGAGGCTTCTGGGGACTTAGAACAGATTATGGAGATTATTCGCCAAAAACCTAACGGGTTTCTGGTAGTGTCTGGCGACGATGCACTCACCCTTCCGATGATGGGAGCCGGTGCAGATGGGGTCATTTCCGTGGTGGCCAATGCGCTTCCAAGGGAATACAGCGACATGGTACGTGCAGCCTTGGCGGGAGACTTTTCAAAGGCTCAATCCCTCCACTACAAGGTATTGCCATTGATCAAGTGGCTGTTCACTGAAGGCAATCCTGCAGGCGTCAAGACCTATATGGACCTCCAAGGACTCTGCCAGCCATTCGTGCGCCTACCCCTGATTGAAGGCAGCGACGAATTGCGCGCCAAGATGACCGAACTCAAGGCACTTATCGAGGCATAA
- a CDS encoding DUF6913 domain-containing protein has translation MEWINDIKEKFSKRRIRNLDRAKEYPRDFVDIESARLIGMIINVNILTEEDEKSLKSYMEALIKRKKKLFIVELNFNKKSEPKFDKMADSVFIDPSKLNWMDWPTPAIENKILGFDMDILMDFDFSTRKTSKYLCSMAKARTRTGVHREGYESCYELMVNQSDESDEPSMKAVIKKFDYFLSMIDNGKKEKVKVK, from the coding sequence ATGGAATGGATTAACGATATCAAGGAGAAGTTCAGCAAGCGGAGAATCCGCAATCTGGACCGTGCCAAGGAGTACCCAAGGGATTTCGTCGACATCGAAAGCGCCCGGCTGATCGGTATGATCATCAACGTCAACATCCTTACGGAGGAAGACGAGAAATCCCTCAAGTCCTACATGGAGGCCTTGATCAAACGAAAGAAGAAGCTGTTCATCGTCGAGCTCAACTTCAACAAGAAGTCGGAGCCAAAGTTCGACAAGATGGCTGACAGCGTGTTCATCGATCCTTCCAAGCTCAACTGGATGGATTGGCCCACCCCTGCTATTGAAAACAAGATTTTGGGATTCGATATGGATATCCTGATGGATTTTGACTTTTCCACCAGAAAGACCTCCAAGTATCTCTGTAGCATGGCCAAAGCCCGTACCCGCACCGGGGTTCATCGGGAGGGCTATGAATCCTGCTACGAGCTGATGGTCAACCAATCTGACGAATCCGACGAGCCAAGCATGAAGGCCGTGATCAAAAAATTCGATTATTTCCTCAGTATGATCGACAACGGCAAGAAGGAGAAGGTTAAGGTAAAGTAA